GCCCTCGACGAATTCATCAAGCCGTCCAACCCTGAACGTGTTCACGCATCCTCCGCGTCGTTTTGTTCCGAAGGCCGTGCAAACGACGGCGCCCGGGAAATAGTTTTTAGAACGCCCATAGTCATTGTTCGGGCGCTTAGAGGCCAATACTATGTGTAAGTGCGTGTGATACATGGGGTGTATCGTTGATCGAATTGCGCCAATTTCGTCAGTTTCTGGCAGTAGCCGAGTGTCTGAGTTTTCGGCGAGCGGCCGAGCGACTAAACATGGCGCAACCTCCTTTGACGGTCGCCATCAAGAAGATTGAAGCCGAACTAGGCGTCAAACTCGTTGAGCGATCGAACAAATATGTTCGATTGACTGAGGCGGGACAGGTTTTCTTGGAGGAAGGTCTGCGTGTCATTGCGCAATCCGATCGCGCCATCGCAGCAGCGAAACGCGCTGGTGCTGGTTTTACGGGCCGTCTCCGGATTACCTTTCTCTCGAGCGTCGCCCATAACCTGCTTCCAAGTGCGCTTCACGTTTTCGGCATGCTCCATCCCAACATCCAACTTACCCTTACGGAGGCCACAACCGGAGCTCAGGTCCGTGCGTTAATCGAAGATCGCTCCGATCTCGGAATTCTCATGCCCCCTGTCGCGGACGCTGCGGATAAGCTCCAATTCGAAGTCCTGAAGGAGGATGGGCTGCTCGTCGCCCTTCCCGCAGGACATCCGCTGATAGCTAGATGCAGCATCGAGCTGCGCGAGCTGGAATCTGACCCTTGGATTCTTTGTCCCAGCCACGAGGGTCCGGGGCTTTATGCACGCATCACAAATGCGTGCGCCACCGCGGGATTCAAACCTCGGATTGCCCAGGAGGCTATGCAAATGGACACCATGATTGGTCTAGTGTCCGGTGGGTTGGGGATCGCACTTGTTCCGCG
The Bradyrhizobium sp. KBS0727 genome window above contains:
- a CDS encoding LysR family transcriptional regulator — encoded protein: MIELRQFRQFLAVAECLSFRRAAERLNMAQPPLTVAIKKIEAELGVKLVERSNKYVRLTEAGQVFLEEGLRVIAQSDRAIAAAKRAGAGFTGRLRITFLSSVAHNLLPSALHVFGMLHPNIQLTLTEATTGAQVRALIEDRSDLGILMPPVADAADKLQFEVLKEDGLLVALPAGHPLIARCSIELRELESDPWILCPSHEGPGLYARITNACATAGFKPRIAQEAMQMDTMIGLVSGGLGIALVPRPFAETERSDVVFRDLSGVGTPVLRTIAAGYKTPSPMIRTFIDILRQQAAK